A DNA window from Streptomyces parvus contains the following coding sequences:
- a CDS encoding PD-(D/E)XK nuclease family protein, whose amino-acid sequence MQCPLLYRFRVIDKLPEKPSEAATRGTLVHAVLERLFDVPAADRTAPRARALIPGQWDRLLESKPELSDLFAGDAEGERLTRWLGEAERLVDRWFSLEDPTRLEPAEREMFVETELASGLRLRGVIDRVDIAPSGEVRIVDYKTGKAPRPEYSDGPLFQMTFYALVIWRLKGVVPRRLQLVYLGSGDVMTYDPVVADLERVERKLLALWDAIRLATETGDWRPRPTKLCGWCDHQAVCPEFGGTPPVYPLSVRPAGPGEDDQGRMGPVRAEAGRAVALEGP is encoded by the coding sequence ATGCAGTGCCCCCTGCTCTACCGCTTCCGGGTCATCGACAAGCTGCCGGAAAAGCCCAGCGAGGCGGCTACCCGCGGCACGCTGGTCCATGCGGTGCTGGAGCGCCTCTTCGACGTCCCGGCGGCCGACCGTACGGCGCCTCGGGCGCGGGCGCTGATCCCCGGCCAGTGGGACCGGCTGCTGGAGTCGAAGCCGGAGCTGAGCGATCTGTTCGCCGGGGACGCCGAGGGGGAGCGCCTGACGCGTTGGCTGGGCGAGGCGGAGCGGCTGGTGGACCGGTGGTTCTCGCTGGAGGACCCGACGCGGCTGGAGCCGGCCGAGCGCGAGATGTTCGTCGAGACCGAGCTGGCGTCGGGGCTGCGGCTGCGCGGGGTCATCGACCGGGTGGACATCGCGCCGAGCGGCGAGGTCCGGATCGTCGACTACAAGACGGGCAAGGCACCGCGGCCGGAGTACTCCGACGGGCCGCTGTTCCAGATGACGTTCTACGCGCTGGTGATCTGGCGGCTGAAGGGCGTGGTGCCGCGCCGCCTCCAGTTGGTCTATCTGGGCAGCGGGGACGTCATGACGTACGACCCGGTGGTGGCGGACCTGGAGCGGGTGGAGCGCAAGCTGCTGGCGCTGTGGGACGCGATCAGGCTGGCGACGGAGACCGGCGACTGGCGGCCCCGGCCGACGAAGCTGTGCGGCTGGTGCGACCACCAGGCGGTGTGTCCGGAATTCGGCGGGACTCCCCCGGTCTATCCGCTGTCGGTCCGCCCGGCGGGTCCGGGCGAGGATGACCAGGGCAGAATGGGACCGGTCCGGGCCGAGGCCGGCCGAGCCGTGGCCCTTGAGGGCCCTTAA